Proteins co-encoded in one Xanthomonas campestris pv. badrii genomic window:
- a CDS encoding glutathione S-transferase family protein, whose protein sequence is MGLLVDGKWQDSWYDTDKSGGRFERSQSQFRNWVTRDGSPGPHGKGGFQAARGRYHLYVSLACPWAHRTLIFRRLKGLESMIEVSVVNWLMRDQGWTFAPGPGVIDDPIHHAKRLYEVYLNADPRYTGRVTVPVLWDRERNTVVSNESADIIRMFNSAFDEVGAAAGDFYPAPLREQIDEINARVYDTVNNGVYKAGFATTQAAYEEAVVPLFESLDWLDARLGQQRYLCGDQLTEADWRLFTTLVRFDAVYVGHFKCNLRRIADYRQLSGYLRELYQMPGIAETVNFQHIKHHYYQSHDMINPTGIVPLGPVLDLQAPHGRDG, encoded by the coding sequence ATGGGCCTGTTGGTCGACGGCAAGTGGCAGGACAGTTGGTACGACACCGACAAGAGCGGCGGGCGTTTCGAACGCTCGCAATCGCAGTTCCGCAATTGGGTGACGCGCGACGGCAGCCCTGGTCCGCATGGGAAGGGCGGCTTTCAGGCTGCTCGCGGGCGCTATCACCTGTACGTGTCGCTGGCTTGCCCGTGGGCGCATCGCACGCTGATCTTCCGGCGCCTGAAAGGTCTGGAGTCGATGATCGAGGTGTCGGTGGTGAACTGGTTGATGCGCGACCAGGGCTGGACGTTCGCTCCTGGCCCGGGCGTGATAGACGATCCGATTCACCACGCCAAGCGCCTGTACGAGGTGTATCTCAACGCCGATCCGCGTTACACCGGGCGCGTGACGGTGCCGGTGTTGTGGGATCGCGAACGCAATACCGTGGTCAGCAACGAGTCGGCCGACATCATCCGCATGTTCAACAGCGCCTTCGACGAGGTCGGTGCTGCGGCCGGCGATTTCTATCCGGCACCGCTGCGCGAGCAGATCGACGAGATCAATGCGCGCGTGTACGACACCGTCAACAATGGCGTGTACAAGGCAGGCTTTGCCACCACGCAGGCTGCGTACGAAGAGGCGGTAGTACCGCTATTCGAGAGCCTGGATTGGCTGGATGCGCGCCTGGGCCAGCAGCGCTACCTGTGCGGCGACCAGCTTACCGAGGCGGACTGGCGCCTGTTCACCACGCTGGTGCGATTCGACGCGGTGTATGTGGGCCACTTCAAATGCAACCTGCGGCGCATTGCCGACTATCGGCAGCTGTCCGGCTACCTGCGTGAGCTGTACCAGATGCCGGGCATCGCAGAGACGGTGAATTTCCAGCACATCAAGCACCATTACTACCAGAGCCACGACATGATCAACCCCACCGGCATCGTGCCGCTGGGGCCGGTGCTGGATCTGCAGGCGCCGCATGGGCGCGATGGCTGA
- a CDS encoding MarR family winged helix-turn-helix transcriptional regulator, producing MLTRVAGGDALDAPLAFRQIPPLAESMHRKAGASRPKRRYIQLRAAGQEAAPSRRSSRTDCTTSRKPTVVPYFRHILKLQQRLYIWAMSLPTPTLGTLVRHLIELLDGDLEAVYANSGLAWRPRYTPVLRVLLRLGPASIKLLAQEIGITHSAASQTVAQMTKQGLVALKPGTDARERIVVLTAKTRRMIPALQRQWAATNAAAAQLDAELSVPLTAILAEAIAALNERPFAHRITTAAADSSEPS from the coding sequence ATGCTGACGCGCGTAGCGGGCGGTGACGCGCTGGATGCGCCACTGGCGTTCCGGCAGATACCACCGCTCGCAGAATCCATGCATCGCAAGGCAGGTGCATCGCGGCCGAAGCGTCGGTACATCCAACTGCGTGCGGCTGGGCAGGAGGCGGCACCGTCCCGCCGGTCGTCGCGCACGGATTGCACGACCAGCAGGAAGCCTACGGTAGTCCCTTACTTCCGGCACATCCTGAAATTACAACAGCGCTTATATATTTGGGCCATGAGTCTTCCCACTCCTACCCTTGGCACCCTGGTCCGGCACCTGATCGAGCTGCTCGATGGCGACCTTGAAGCGGTGTATGCCAATTCGGGCCTGGCCTGGCGGCCACGCTACACACCAGTGCTGCGCGTGCTGCTGCGGCTTGGCCCCGCATCGATCAAGCTGCTGGCACAGGAGATCGGGATCACCCATTCCGCCGCCAGCCAGACCGTGGCGCAGATGACCAAACAAGGACTGGTTGCGCTCAAACCCGGCACGGACGCACGCGAACGCATCGTGGTACTCACGGCCAAGACCCGCAGGATGATCCCCGCCTTGCAGCGCCAATGGGCCGCAACCAATGCCGCCGCCGCGCAGCTCGATGCGGAACTATCGGTGCCTCTAACCGCAATCCTTGCAGAAGCCATCGCCGCCTTGAATGAGCGCCCGTTCGCCCATCGCATCACCACCGCTGCTGCAGACAGCAGTGAGCCCTCGTAA
- a CDS encoding VOC family protein yields MLNHVMVGSNDIARSRQFYDAVLGGVLGVGEPLVNPAGSGHVRLFYRHAGFTFAVSEPINDAPATCGNGATVGFTCSSPEQVQAFHDAAVAAGGVSIEQPPGMRDSRMGPVWLAYVRDPDGNKLCAIHRPG; encoded by the coding sequence GTGCTCAATCATGTGATGGTGGGATCGAACGATATTGCGCGATCCAGGCAGTTCTACGACGCGGTGCTCGGCGGCGTGCTCGGTGTCGGCGAGCCATTGGTCAACCCCGCCGGCTCCGGCCATGTGCGCCTGTTCTACCGCCATGCCGGCTTCACCTTCGCCGTGAGCGAGCCGATCAACGATGCGCCCGCCACCTGTGGCAATGGTGCCACTGTGGGGTTTACCTGCAGCTCGCCTGAGCAGGTGCAGGCCTTTCACGACGCTGCCGTGGCGGCGGGCGGCGTGTCCATCGAGCAGCCGCCGGGCATGCGTGACAGCCGCATGGGGCCGGTCTGGCTGGCCTACGTACGCGACCCGGACGGCAATAAGCTCTGTGCGATCCATCGACCTGGCTAA
- a CDS encoding YiiX/YebB-like N1pC/P60 family cysteine hydrolase, with protein MQVLLLPRVRAVRLALLLIAFVALLPASARALRVQDGDLLFVTATRTGLSGAIDDATARQGAPSFDHVALLAHAGRTQVVLHADEKGSRQQPLREFVEQAIAKHRQIVVYRLTPAHRPAIADAIAQARSMLGKPYNDTYVPNESSYYCSDFIERAFRAHHVFALQPMNFKNLQTGTISPYWIEFYRGRGMAVPQDVPGTNPNDMARAPALERLDVFPGT; from the coding sequence ATGCAGGTCTTGCTGCTTCCTCGGGTTCGCGCCGTGCGTCTTGCCTTGCTGCTCATTGCCTTCGTTGCACTCCTGCCGGCATCGGCACGTGCCTTGCGTGTCCAGGATGGCGACCTGCTGTTCGTCACTGCGACCCGCACCGGGCTGAGCGGCGCCATCGATGATGCGACCGCCAGGCAGGGTGCTCCCAGCTTCGACCATGTTGCATTGCTCGCCCACGCCGGGCGTACGCAGGTGGTGCTGCATGCCGACGAGAAGGGCTCGCGGCAACAGCCATTGCGTGAGTTTGTCGAGCAAGCCATTGCCAAGCATCGGCAGATCGTGGTGTACCGGCTCACGCCCGCGCATCGCCCTGCCATTGCCGATGCCATCGCCCAGGCGCGCAGCATGTTGGGCAAACCGTATAACGATACCTATGTCCCGAACGAGAGCAGCTACTACTGCTCGGACTTCATCGAACGTGCGTTTCGCGCTCACCACGTCTTTGCGCTGCAGCCGATGAACTTCAAGAACCTGCAGACCGGCACCATCTCGCCGTACTGGATCGAGTTCTATCGCGGCCGCGGCATGGCGGTTCCGCAGGATGTGCCCGGCACCAATCCGAACGATATGGCGCGCGCGCCGGCGCTGGAGCGTCTGGACGTATTTCCGGGAACCTGA
- a CDS encoding SDR family NAD(P)-dependent oxidoreductase has protein sequence MNTNVPPVPANDDLPLTDRLRAALDLLEAIDADRSVLDTLPEADRVRLHQVVARVYHPEPKARRQLLKQRERERHQEKVRKAEALLEQRGIRALRRKPVFSTPNYFPPHAAGLHDAHNGEHASAAPEPMHSPELRHCYVCKQKFTQLHHFYDQMCPACAELNFFKRTETADLRGRVALLTGGRVKIGYQAGLKLLRAGAELIVTTRFPRDSAARYAEEPDFAQWGHRLQVFGLDLRHTPSVEAFCSQLLATRQRLDFIINNACQTVRRPPQFYAHMMANETAALHELPQTVQQLIGQYEGLRTPELLRDASATALPAVHGRGLEEADGLTRAAELSQIALLDDELVGQEHLFPEGRLDQDLQQVDLRGRNSWRLLMAEVPSVELLETQLVNAIAPFIINARLKPLMLRTPERDKHIVNVSAMEGQFYRNFKTTRHPHTNMAKAALNMMTRTSAADYQNDGIHMNSVDTGWVTDEDPADIAALKVQQERFHPPLDIVDGAARIVDPIIHGFNTGQHVWGQFLKDYAPTDW, from the coding sequence TTGAACACCAACGTCCCGCCCGTGCCCGCCAACGACGACCTGCCGCTCACCGACCGCCTGCGCGCCGCGCTGGATCTGCTGGAGGCCATCGATGCCGACCGCAGCGTGCTCGACACCCTGCCCGAGGCCGACCGCGTGCGCCTGCACCAGGTGGTGGCCCGCGTCTACCATCCCGAGCCCAAGGCGCGCCGCCAGCTGCTCAAGCAGCGCGAGCGCGAGCGGCACCAGGAAAAGGTACGCAAGGCCGAGGCCCTGCTCGAACAACGCGGCATCCGTGCATTACGACGCAAACCGGTGTTCAGCACGCCCAATTACTTCCCGCCGCATGCCGCCGGCCTGCACGACGCCCACAACGGCGAACATGCCAGCGCCGCGCCGGAACCGATGCATTCGCCGGAGCTGCGGCACTGCTACGTGTGCAAGCAGAAGTTCACCCAGCTGCATCATTTCTACGACCAGATGTGCCCCGCCTGCGCGGAGCTCAATTTCTTCAAGCGCACCGAAACCGCCGACCTGCGCGGACGCGTGGCACTACTGACCGGCGGGCGGGTCAAGATCGGTTACCAGGCCGGCCTGAAGCTGTTACGTGCCGGTGCGGAATTGATCGTCACCACGCGCTTCCCGCGCGATTCGGCCGCGCGTTATGCAGAAGAGCCCGACTTTGCGCAGTGGGGACACCGCCTGCAGGTGTTCGGGCTGGACCTGCGCCACACCCCCAGCGTGGAGGCCTTCTGCAGCCAGTTGCTGGCCACCCGGCAGCGGCTGGATTTCATCATCAACAATGCCTGCCAGACCGTGCGCCGTCCGCCGCAGTTCTATGCGCACATGATGGCCAACGAAACCGCCGCATTGCATGAGTTGCCGCAAACCGTGCAACAACTCATTGGCCAGTACGAAGGCCTGCGCACGCCCGAGCTGTTGCGCGACGCGTCGGCCACCGCGCTGCCGGCCGTGCATGGCCGCGGCCTGGAGGAAGCCGATGGCCTCACCCGCGCCGCCGAGCTGTCGCAGATTGCCTTGCTGGACGACGAGCTGGTGGGCCAGGAACATCTGTTTCCCGAAGGCCGGCTCGACCAGGACCTGCAGCAGGTGGACCTGCGCGGGCGCAATTCCTGGCGCCTGCTGATGGCCGAAGTGCCTTCGGTGGAATTGCTGGAGACGCAGCTGGTCAACGCCATCGCACCGTTCATCATCAATGCGCGGCTCAAGCCGCTAATGCTGCGCACGCCCGAGCGCGACAAGCACATCGTCAACGTCTCGGCGATGGAAGGGCAGTTCTACCGCAACTTCAAGACTACCCGTCACCCGCATACCAACATGGCCAAGGCCGCGTTGAACATGATGACGCGCACCTCGGCGGCCGATTACCAGAACGACGGCATCCACATGAACAGCGTGGACACCGGCTGGGTGACCGACGAGGATCCGGCCGACATCGCCGCACTCAAGGTGCAACAGGAACGCTTCCACCCACCGCTGGACATCGTCGATGGCGCCGCGCGCATCGTCGACCCGATCATCCACGGCTTCAATACCGGGCAGCACGTGTGGGGCCAGTTCCTGAAGGACTATGCGCCGACGGATT
- a CDS encoding CPBP family intramembrane glutamic endopeptidase translates to MHAMTQSSAPLAIGPSRRNVQPIELGQAGVLRPGKLRWLRACGWAVLLFFLVAIPTGVVTRFVGGLWPKSNEPVQFAVSVFGALVALGIYTLAVRLAEKRRPPEIAVRPMLPQLCVGLLTGAAMFASVMGIMALFGLYDIQALGPASAWTPLRKALQAGVVEELIMRAVLLRLVWRAFGPWAAFAVSCAVFGFTHLGNPNATVFAAICIALEAGVMLGAFYALTGRIWVSVGAHIAWNFTQGYLFGAAVSGMALGPSIARSTPNAMVPEWLTGGAFGPEASLPGMLVCLAVGLAVVWLAWRRGRFAKQ, encoded by the coding sequence ATGCACGCAATGACGCAATCCAGTGCACCGCTCGCCATTGGGCCATCACGGCGCAATGTGCAACCGATCGAACTTGGCCAGGCCGGGGTGCTGCGGCCCGGCAAGCTGCGCTGGCTGCGCGCCTGCGGCTGGGCGGTGCTGCTGTTCTTCCTGGTGGCCATTCCCACCGGTGTGGTCACACGCTTTGTTGGCGGGTTGTGGCCGAAGAGCAACGAACCGGTGCAGTTCGCGGTGAGCGTGTTCGGTGCATTGGTGGCGTTGGGTATCTACACGCTGGCGGTGCGGCTCGCCGAAAAGCGCAGGCCACCGGAAATTGCCGTGCGTCCCATGCTGCCGCAGCTGTGCGTGGGCCTGCTCACCGGTGCGGCGATGTTCGCCAGCGTCATGGGCATCATGGCGCTGTTCGGCTTGTACGACATCCAGGCGCTCGGCCCGGCATCGGCATGGACGCCGCTACGCAAGGCGTTGCAGGCTGGCGTGGTGGAAGAGCTGATAATGCGCGCGGTGCTGCTGCGCCTGGTGTGGCGTGCGTTCGGCCCGTGGGCCGCTTTTGCGGTGTCGTGCGCCGTGTTCGGCTTCACCCATCTGGGCAATCCGAATGCAACAGTCTTCGCTGCGATCTGCATCGCACTGGAAGCGGGCGTCATGCTGGGCGCGTTCTATGCACTGACGGGCCGTATCTGGGTCTCGGTTGGCGCACATATCGCCTGGAACTTCACGCAGGGCTATCTCTTCGGCGCCGCCGTCTCCGGCATGGCGCTGGGCCCGTCCATCGCGCGGAGCACGCCCAATGCCATGGTGCCGGAATGGCTCACCGGCGGCGCGTTCGGCCCGGAGGCGTCGCTTCCCGGCATGCTGGTCTGCCTCGCCGTGGGTCTGGCAGTTGTCTGGCTGGCCTGGCGTCGAGGTCGATTCGCCAAGCAGTGA
- a CDS encoding DUF4126 family protein, whose translation MALIHSILMGAVAGMRSMTPLAAVANAARTGKLPADNGAPALLANPLASAGMLALAGGELAGDKMKTAPDRIVLPGMVARIATGVIVGTALAPREQRGIAALLGATTAVAAAYLTFNARMRAIERYGQTSTGVVEDAITVGAATLIMRDAAKH comes from the coding sequence ATGGCGTTGATCCACTCCATCCTGATGGGCGCGGTTGCGGGCATGCGCTCGATGACGCCGCTGGCCGCCGTGGCCAATGCTGCGCGCACCGGCAAGCTGCCTGCCGACAACGGCGCGCCCGCGTTGCTTGCCAATCCCTTGGCCTCGGCCGGCATGTTGGCACTGGCCGGTGGCGAACTGGCTGGCGACAAGATGAAGACCGCTCCCGACCGCATCGTGCTTCCCGGCATGGTCGCCCGCATCGCCACCGGCGTCATCGTCGGCACGGCGCTGGCACCGCGCGAGCAACGCGGAATCGCTGCATTGCTCGGCGCCACGACTGCGGTCGCCGCCGCCTATCTCACCTTCAATGCGCGCATGCGTGCGATCGAACGCTATGGCCAGACCAGCACCGGCGTGGTCGAGGACGCGATCACGGTGGGCGCGGCGACGCTGATCATGCGCGACGCGGCCAAGCACTAG